A stretch of the Coprobacillus cateniformis genome encodes the following:
- the rpmG gene encoding 50S ribosomal protein L33, whose product MKQKVILVCTECLSRNYSITKNKRLNVERLELNKYCKKCGKHTLHKESK is encoded by the coding sequence ATGAAACAAAAAGTGATTTTAGTTTGTACAGAATGTTTGTCACGTAATTATTCAATTACAAAAAATAAGCGTTTGAATGTAGAAAGATTGGAGCTAAACAAATATTGCAAGAAATGTGGAAAGCATACTTTGCATAAGGAATCGAAATAG
- the rplA gene encoding 50S ribosomal protein L1 — MANKGKRYQEAAALIEKGKAYPIEEAVALVKKTSNVKFDASVDVVFKLGLDTRHADQQLRGAIVLPHGTGKTKKVLVITQGAKVEEAKAAGADVVGGKEILEDIQKGWLDFEVMIATPDMMAELGKLGRILGPKGLMPNPKTGTVTMDVTKAVQETKAGKVTYRTDKDGNVHMPIGRVSFEDAQLAENFKVVYDLLVKSKPSSAKGTYMKNVVVSTTMGPSVKVQSSL, encoded by the coding sequence ATGGCTAACAAAGGTAAAAGATATCAAGAAGCCGCTGCTCTTATTGAAAAAGGTAAAGCATACCCAATTGAAGAAGCAGTTGCTTTGGTAAAGAAAACAAGTAATGTAAAATTCGATGCAAGTGTTGATGTTGTATTCAAATTAGGATTAGACACAAGACATGCAGATCAACAATTACGTGGGGCAATTGTATTACCACACGGAACTGGAAAAACAAAAAAAGTATTAGTCATCACTCAAGGAGCTAAAGTTGAAGAAGCAAAAGCTGCTGGAGCTGATGTTGTTGGTGGAAAAGAAATCTTGGAAGATATCCAAAAAGGATGGTTAGATTTCGAAGTTATGATTGCTACACCAGATATGATGGCTGAATTAGGTAAATTAGGTCGTATCTTAGGACCTAAAGGTTTAATGCCTAACCCTAAAACAGGAACAGTAACTATGGATGTTACAAAAGCTGTTCAAGAAACAAAAGCTGGTAAAGTGACTTATCGTACTGATAAAGATGGTAATGTTCATATGCCAATTGGAAGAGTATCATTTGAAGATGCTCAATTAGCAGAAAACTTTAAAGTTGTTTATGATTTATTAGTTAAATCTAAACCATCTTCTGCTAAAGGAACTTACATGAAAAACGTCGTTGTTTCTACAACTATGGGACCAAGTGTAAAAGTTCAGTCTTCTTTATAA
- a CDS encoding Mini-ribonuclease 3 gives MRPELINPLALAYLGDGVFEVYVREYLIVDQEITKPDLLQKAAIQFVSAKAQAAFMKEAMLHEWVDEDEIRIYKRGRNAKNTRVMKNTSVITHNQSSGFEALIGHLYLLKKEKRIQEIFELYKEFVMRNL, from the coding sequence ATGAGACCAGAATTGATAAATCCATTAGCTTTGGCTTATTTAGGTGATGGTGTTTTTGAGGTTTATGTAAGAGAATATTTAATTGTTGATCAAGAAATAACGAAACCTGACTTATTGCAAAAGGCAGCTATTCAGTTTGTGAGTGCTAAGGCACAAGCTGCTTTTATGAAAGAGGCAATGCTTCATGAGTGGGTAGATGAAGATGAAATTCGTATTTATAAAAGAGGACGTAATGCTAAGAATACGAGAGTTATGAAAAATACAAGTGTGATTACGCATAATCAGTCTTCAGGGTTTGAAGCATTAATTGGTCATTTGTATTTATTAAAGAAAGAAAAAAGGATTCAAGAAATATTTGAGTTATACAAAGAGTTTGTAATGAGAAATTTATGA
- the rplJ gene encoding 50S ribosomal protein L10: MSKEIIEAKQQVVSEIAESFKAAQSSIVVEYRGLTVADMTELRKALRAENVGFKVYKNKLVQRAAEQEGMNELNEFLVGPNAIAFGHEDAVAPARILAEFAKGHEALVIKAGYVEGKFLPQEEVMAVAKLPNREGMYSMLLACMKEPVAKVARVLQAVADARGEAAPAAE; this comes from the coding sequence ATGTCAAAAGAAATTATTGAAGCAAAACAACAAGTCGTTTCTGAAATTGCTGAAAGCTTTAAAGCTGCACAATCTTCAATCGTTGTTGAATACCGTGGATTAACAGTTGCTGATATGACTGAATTACGTAAAGCATTAAGAGCTGAAAACGTTGGATTCAAAGTCTATAAGAACAAATTAGTTCAAAGAGCTGCTGAACAAGAAGGTATGAATGAATTAAACGAATTCCTTGTTGGACCTAACGCAATTGCTTTTGGACATGAAGATGCGGTAGCTCCTGCTAGAATCTTAGCAGAGTTCGCAAAAGGACATGAAGCTTTAGTGATTAAAGCTGGATATGTTGAAGGTAAATTCTTACCTCAGGAAGAAGTTATGGCAGTGGCTAAATTACCTAATCGTGAAGGTATGTACTCAATGTTGCTTGCATGCATGAAAGAGCCAGTTGCTAAAGTTGCAAGAGTATTACAAGCTGTTGCAGATGCAAGAGGAGAAGCAGCACCCGCTGCTGAATAG
- the rlmB gene encoding 23S rRNA (guanosine(2251)-2'-O)-methyltransferase RlmB produces the protein MRQYIYGKNTVLESLKGEKPVYEIYMMKNAKDEKLLSLAKAKNAKVNIVAHKGVLNQLVGNVVHQGVVAQTEGYGYSSIDEIIDAIPKGKQPLLLMLDGLEDPHNLGAILRTCDAIEVDGVIIGKNRSVGLTSTVAKVSTGAIDYVKVAQVTNLSRTLDDLKKRGFWVVGCELNESQDYRAIDYNMPLVIVVGSEGFGISKLVKSHCDMNVVLPMTGHVTSLNASVATALILYQVYNSRHPFK, from the coding sequence ATGAGACAATATATTTATGGTAAAAATACAGTTTTAGAATCTTTGAAGGGTGAAAAGCCAGTTTATGAGATTTATATGATGAAGAATGCTAAAGATGAAAAACTTTTATCTTTGGCTAAAGCAAAGAATGCAAAAGTGAATATTGTTGCTCATAAGGGTGTCTTAAATCAGCTTGTTGGAAATGTTGTGCATCAAGGTGTAGTGGCTCAAACAGAAGGGTATGGATATTCTTCAATTGATGAAATTATTGATGCAATTCCTAAAGGGAAACAACCACTATTATTGATGTTAGATGGATTGGAAGATCCACATAATCTAGGAGCCATCTTAAGAACGTGTGATGCCATAGAAGTTGATGGTGTTATTATTGGTAAAAATCGTAGTGTTGGGTTAACTTCGACAGTTGCGAAAGTTTCTACTGGCGCCATAGATTATGTTAAAGTTGCACAAGTTACAAATTTATCAAGAACTCTTGATGATTTAAAAAAGCGTGGCTTTTGGGTTGTTGGCTGCGAGTTGAATGAATCACAGGACTATCGTGCTATTGATTACAATATGCCGCTTGTTATTGTGGTGGGGTCAGAAGGTTTTGGAATATCGAAACTAGTAAAATCTCATTGTGATATGAATGTTGTTTTACCAATGACAGGACATGTGACTTCTTTAAATGCATCAGTTGCGACAGCACTTATTCTTTATCAGGTATATAATTCTCGTCACCCTTTCAAGTAG
- the rplK gene encoding 50S ribosomal protein L11 translates to MSKKVVRVMKIQFPAGGAKPGPALAGAGIQMPKFCTAFNDQTKDRMGETVPVVLTIYDDKNFDFVLKTAPTAEMIKKACGIKKAASDAKVTVATLSADKLKEIAEYKMQDLNAIDLEGAMKIVAGTARNMGVKVEGLDA, encoded by the coding sequence GTGAGCAAGAAAGTCGTAAGAGTTATGAAAATTCAATTCCCAGCTGGTGGGGCAAAACCAGGTCCAGCTTTAGCAGGTGCTGGTATTCAAATGCCAAAGTTCTGTACAGCATTCAATGATCAAACAAAAGATCGTATGGGTGAAACTGTACCAGTTGTTTTAACAATTTATGATGACAAGAACTTTGATTTTGTATTAAAGACTGCTCCAACTGCTGAAATGATTAAGAAAGCATGTGGAATTAAGAAAGCAGCTTCTGATGCTAAGGTAACAGTCGCTACATTATCAGCTGATAAATTAAAAGAAATCGCTGAATACAAAATGCAAGATTTAAATGCAATCGATCTAGAAGGTGCAATGAAAATTGTTGCAGGTACTGCTAGAAACATGGGTGTAAAAGTTGAAGGCTTAGATGCCTAA
- the rplL gene encoding 50S ribosomal protein L7/L12, whose protein sequence is MAKLTHEDILAYLEEATILELNDLVKAIEEKFDVTAAAPVAVVAGDAAAADAAPANVTVTLTDVGATKVAVIKAVREITGLGLVEAKGLVDKTPAEIKKDIPAEEGAKIKEQLEAAGASVEVK, encoded by the coding sequence ATGGCAAAATTAACACATGAAGATATCTTAGCTTACTTAGAAGAAGCTACAATTTTAGAATTAAATGATTTAGTAAAAGCAATCGAAGAAAAATTTGATGTAACTGCTGCTGCACCTGTAGCTGTAGTTGCTGGTGATGCTGCTGCTGCAGATGCTGCACCTGCTAACGTAACAGTAACATTAACTGATGTTGGTGCTACTAAAGTTGCAGTTATCAAAGCTGTAAGAGAAATCACTGGTTTAGGATTAGTTGAAGCTAAAGGTTTAGTAGACAAAACTCCTGCAGAAATCAAGAAAGATATTCCTGCTGAAGAAGGAGCTAAGATTAAAGAACAATTAGAAGCTGCTGGAGCTAGCGTAGAAGTTAAATAA
- the rpoB gene encoding DNA-directed RNA polymerase subunit beta — protein sequence MEKNVTQAKSRINRRNYSRISGSLELPNLVEIQTNSYEWFKNEGIKEVFNDVYPISNFNETLTLEFVDCRFDEPKYSVDEAKDRDANYSAPIRATLRLINNGTGEIKENEVFMGDFPLMTDSGTFIINGAERVIVSQLVRSPGAYFADAMDKSGKTVFTGSVIPSRGTWLEFENDAKDILNVRIDRTRKIPGTILLRALGLSSDEEIIEVLGDHEFIRNTLAKDPTHNTDEALIEIYNKLRPGEPATLEGANTLLYTRFFDAKRYDLARAGRFKFGKKLSLLDRITNRVLAQDIVDVDGHVVMKEGTVLTKDKVDLLKPVFEAGAHTVDVKTNDFLKSNGKIQVVEVYVDESQSKKMKVVGTDLSLDCKFVTISDMLAAYSYMLNLVDIYDSLDLASDDRVSLMSRIGLLDDIDHLGNRRVRSVGELIQNQFRIGLSRMERVVKERMSLSEVDSVTPQSLTNIRPLTAAMKEFFSSSQLSQFMDQINPLAELTNKRRLSALGPGGLSRDRAGYEVRDVHPSHYGRICPIETPEGPNIGLISTLASYAKINKYGFIETPYRKVNNSIIDESDVRYLTADEEKNYIIAQAKVQIGENNEILDEQVISRHLGENIMAKPSEVDFIDISPKQIVSVATSCIPFLENDDATRALMGANMQRQAVPLLNPHTPLVGTGMEYQAARDSGAAIVAKADGIVTYVDARKIVVEENDGPRNYRLTKFAISNAGTCINHRPIIKTGDKVLKGQVLADGPSMELGELALGQNVLVGFMTWNGYNYEDAVIMSERLVKEDVYTSIHIEEYSIECRDTKLGPEEITRDIPNVGEEARKNLNSEGIIMIGAEVKEGDILVGKVTPKGQAELSAEEKLLLAIFGEKSREVKDNSLRVPHGGAGIVHDIKVFERKKGDELQPGVNKVVKVYIVQKRKISEGDKMAGRHGNKGVISRILPVEDMPHLEDGTVLDIMLNPLGVPSRMNIGQVLELHLGYAARELGLYYATPAFDGINSKDLENIMKEAGMPVDGKQPVISGRTGEYFDSNVCVGIMYMIKLAHMVDDKLHARSVGPYSLVTQQPLGGKAQNGGQRFGEMEVWALEAYGAAYTLREILTVKSDDVVGRVKTYEAIVKGQKLPEPGLPESFRVLKKELQALALDIQMLDEDGNELDERKIEDEERRFPTSIDTTPEPAEATQEVVEEEVEGDFEEEDESFDDLESVIDDLFTDDEEESNEE from the coding sequence TTGGAAAAGAATGTAACTCAAGCAAAAAGTCGTATTAATCGTCGCAATTATTCAAGAATTAGTGGTTCTTTGGAACTTCCTAATTTGGTAGAAATTCAAACAAATTCATATGAATGGTTCAAAAATGAAGGGATTAAAGAGGTTTTTAATGATGTTTATCCTATTAGTAACTTCAATGAAACATTAACATTGGAATTTGTGGATTGTCGTTTTGATGAACCAAAATATTCAGTAGATGAAGCGAAGGATAGAGATGCCAACTATTCAGCGCCGATTCGTGCTACTCTCCGTTTGATTAATAACGGAACTGGAGAAATTAAAGAAAACGAAGTCTTTATGGGGGATTTCCCATTAATGACTGACTCAGGAACATTTATTATCAATGGAGCTGAACGTGTTATTGTTTCACAATTAGTACGTTCACCTGGAGCATATTTTGCTGATGCTATGGATAAGAGTGGGAAAACTGTGTTTACAGGAAGTGTTATTCCTTCAAGAGGAACATGGTTAGAGTTTGAAAATGATGCAAAAGACATTTTAAATGTACGTATTGACCGTACTCGTAAGATTCCGGGTACTATCCTTTTACGTGCTTTAGGATTAAGCAGTGATGAAGAAATTATTGAAGTTTTAGGTGATCATGAGTTTATTAGAAATACATTGGCAAAAGATCCAACTCATAACACTGATGAAGCTTTAATTGAGATTTACAATAAATTAAGACCAGGTGAACCAGCTACATTAGAAGGTGCAAATACTTTGTTGTACACAAGATTTTTTGATGCAAAAAGATATGATCTTGCACGTGCTGGACGCTTTAAATTTGGGAAAAAGTTAAGTCTGTTAGATAGAATTACAAATCGTGTATTGGCGCAAGATATTGTTGATGTTGATGGTCATGTGGTTATGAAAGAAGGAACAGTTTTAACAAAAGATAAAGTAGATCTTTTGAAACCTGTTTTTGAAGCTGGAGCACATACTGTAGATGTGAAAACAAATGATTTCTTGAAGTCAAATGGAAAAATTCAAGTTGTTGAAGTTTATGTTGATGAATCTCAATCTAAGAAAATGAAAGTTGTTGGAACTGATTTATCTTTAGATTGTAAATTTGTTACTATTTCTGATATGTTAGCTGCTTATTCATATATGTTAAACTTAGTTGATATCTATGATTCATTAGATTTGGCAAGTGATGACAGAGTGAGTTTAATGAGTAGAATTGGTTTATTAGATGATATTGATCATTTAGGAAATAGACGTGTACGTTCTGTTGGGGAATTAATTCAAAATCAATTTAGAATTGGTTTATCTAGAATGGAGAGAGTTGTTAAAGAAAGAATGTCATTATCAGAAGTTGATAGTGTGACTCCTCAATCATTAACAAACATTCGTCCATTAACAGCTGCAATGAAAGAATTCTTCTCATCTTCACAATTATCTCAATTCATGGATCAAATTAATCCTCTTGCAGAGTTAACAAATAAACGTCGTTTGTCTGCGTTAGGACCAGGTGGTTTGTCTAGAGATAGAGCTGGATATGAAGTGCGTGATGTCCATCCTTCACATTATGGTCGTATTTGTCCGATTGAAACACCTGAAGGTCCAAATATCGGGTTAATTTCAACATTGGCTTCTTATGCGAAGATTAATAAGTATGGATTTATTGAAACACCATATCGTAAAGTCAATAATAGTATCATTGATGAAAGTGATGTTCGTTATTTAACAGCTGATGAAGAAAAGAATTATATTATTGCTCAAGCAAAAGTACAAATTGGTGAAAATAATGAAATTTTAGATGAACAAGTGATTTCTCGTCACTTAGGTGAAAATATTATGGCAAAACCAAGTGAAGTTGATTTTATTGATATTTCGCCTAAACAGATTGTTTCAGTTGCCACATCATGCATTCCATTCCTTGAAAATGATGATGCTACACGTGCATTGATGGGGGCCAACATGCAACGTCAGGCAGTCCCATTGTTAAATCCACATACACCACTTGTTGGTACAGGTATGGAATATCAGGCTGCTAGAGACTCTGGAGCTGCAATTGTTGCAAAAGCAGATGGTATTGTCACTTATGTTGATGCAAGAAAGATTGTTGTTGAAGAAAATGATGGACCTAGAAATTATCGTTTAACAAAATTCGCAATCTCAAATGCAGGAACATGTATTAATCATAGACCAATTATCAAGACAGGTGATAAAGTACTGAAAGGTCAAGTTTTAGCTGATGGTCCATCTATGGAATTAGGGGAATTGGCTTTAGGACAGAACGTCTTGGTAGGATTCATGACATGGAACGGTTATAATTATGAAGATGCTGTTATCATGTCTGAAAGATTAGTCAAAGAAGATGTTTATACATCTATTCATATTGAAGAATATAGTATTGAATGTCGTGATACAAAATTAGGGCCAGAAGAAATTACAAGAGATATTCCTAACGTTGGTGAAGAAGCGCGTAAGAACTTGAACAGTGAAGGGATTATCATGATTGGTGCTGAAGTAAAAGAAGGAGATATCTTAGTTGGGAAGGTGACTCCAAAAGGACAAGCAGAATTATCAGCAGAGGAAAAATTATTATTAGCTATCTTTGGTGAAAAATCTAGAGAAGTTAAAGATAATTCATTAAGAGTTCCACATGGTGGAGCAGGAATTGTTCACGATATTAAGGTTTTTGAAAGAAAGAAAGGCGATGAATTACAACCAGGTGTTAACAAGGTTGTGAAAGTCTACATCGTTCAAAAACGTAAAATCTCTGAAGGAGATAAAATGGCTGGTCGTCATGGTAACAAAGGGGTTATCTCTCGTATTTTACCAGTTGAAGATATGCCACACTTAGAAGATGGAACTGTCTTAGACATTATGTTAAACCCACTAGGGGTACCATCTCGTATGAACATTGGACAAGTTCTTGAGTTGCATTTAGGTTATGCAGCAAGAGAATTAGGATTATATTATGCAACTCCAGCTTTCGATGGTATTAATTCTAAAGACTTAGAAAATATCATGAAAGAGGCAGGAATGCCAGTTGATGGTAAACAGCCAGTTATTTCTGGGCGTACAGGAGAATACTTTGATTCTAATGTATGTGTTGGAATTATGTACATGATTAAGTTAGCCCACATGGTTGATGATAAATTACATGCAAGATCTGTAGGACCTTATTCGTTAGTTACTCAACAGCCACTTGGAGGTAAAGCTCAAAATGGTGGACAAAGATTTGGAGAAATGGAAGTCTGGGCACTCGAAGCTTATGGTGCTGCTTATACATTACGAGAAATCTTAACAGTGAAGTCTGATGATGTTGTTGGTCGTGTGAAGACTTATGAAGCGATTGTTAAAGGTCAAAAATTACCAGAACCTGGATTACCAGAATCATTTAGAGTTTTAAAGAAAGAATTACAAGCTCTTGCTTTAGATATTCAAATGTTGGATGAAGATGGTAATGAATTAGATGAAAGAAAAATTGAAGATGAAGAACGTCGTTTCCCAACTTCAATTGATACAACTCCAGAACCTGCTGAAGCAACTCAAGAAGTTGTGGAGGAAGAAGTTGAAGGAGATTTTGAAGAGGAAGATGAATCATTTGACGATTTAGAATCTGTAATTGATGATCTCTTCACTGATGATGAAGAAGAAAGTAACGAAGAATAG
- a CDS encoding class I SAM-dependent methyltransferase → MSHYYTNNVDLETHETRIPFQYRKHQLTFISDIGVFSKERVDYGSRVLLDCMDIQANQRSLLDVGCGYGTLGVSLKKEYPWLHVEMVDVNERAVHLANQSCQYNDVEDIKAYLSFAYENVVGTFDVIVSNPPIRAGKKVVFEILEKAFDFLNENGELIVVIQKKQGAPSAQKKMNEVFGNCEIIKRDKGYFILKSIRNTDF, encoded by the coding sequence ATGTCACATTATTATACAAACAATGTTGATTTAGAAACTCATGAAACACGTATCCCTTTTCAATATCGAAAACATCAATTAACTTTTATAAGTGACATTGGTGTTTTCTCAAAGGAACGTGTAGATTATGGATCAAGAGTCCTATTAGACTGTATGGACATTCAAGCAAATCAAAGATCGTTATTAGATGTTGGATGTGGCTATGGAACTTTAGGGGTTTCTTTGAAGAAAGAATATCCATGGTTACATGTTGAGATGGTTGATGTCAATGAGCGTGCAGTTCATTTGGCAAATCAATCATGTCAATACAATGATGTTGAAGACATAAAAGCTTATTTGAGTTTTGCTTATGAAAATGTTGTTGGAACTTTTGATGTTATTGTTTCTAATCCGCCGATACGTGCTGGTAAAAAAGTTGTCTTTGAGATTTTAGAAAAGGCATTTGATTTTCTGAATGAGAATGGTGAGTTAATTGTTGTCATTCAAAAGAAGCAAGGAGCGCCATCAGCACAAAAGAAAATGAATGAAGTTTTTGGTAATTGTGAAATTATCAAAAGAGATAAAGGGTATTTTATATTAAAATCTATAAGAAACACTGATTTTTAA
- a CDS encoding sigma-70 family RNA polymerase sigma factor, which translates to MERYISDDELVYLMRCGSEAAQEVLYKRYYLIVRRWIFPFIGYSQGEYDFEDYLQVAMACFSGLLDCYRADQKTSLKTFMYHVMRKRMLSFVYQMKRKQLSRYFTFVSLDETVYPEDEMQFAELIGDPSWQYQPSSILKIKETEEEYQLCVKKVASPKELMIIRYIHDGYPQQEIADILDISVRSVYNAVYRYHKKSKPLTSENKCVKL; encoded by the coding sequence GTGGAACGTTACATAAGCGATGATGAATTGGTTTATTTGATGAGGTGTGGAAGTGAAGCAGCTCAAGAAGTATTATATAAACGTTATTATCTTATTGTCAGAAGGTGGATATTCCCATTTATTGGGTACTCACAGGGAGAATATGATTTTGAAGATTATCTTCAAGTGGCTATGGCGTGTTTTTCTGGATTATTAGATTGTTATCGAGCGGATCAGAAGACAAGTTTGAAAACATTTATGTATCATGTGATGAGGAAGAGGATGCTTTCTTTTGTTTATCAAATGAAAAGAAAACAATTGAGCCGTTATTTTACATTTGTATCATTGGATGAAACAGTATACCCAGAAGATGAGATGCAATTTGCAGAATTGATTGGTGATCCTTCTTGGCAATATCAACCGTCTTCAATATTGAAGATTAAAGAAACCGAGGAAGAATATCAGTTATGTGTAAAAAAGGTAGCTTCCCCCAAAGAATTGATGATTATCCGTTATATTCATGATGGTTATCCTCAACAAGAAATTGCAGATATCCTTGATATTTCTGTAAGGAGTGTCTATAATGCAGTATATCGGTACCATAAAAAGTCTAAGCCATTGACGAGTGAAAATAAATGTGTTAAATTATAA
- the cysS gene encoding cysteine--tRNA ligase, translated as MKVFNTLTNKKEEFVPIKQGEVSIYVCGPTVYDHAHIGNARPLIVFDILRRTFEYLGYKVTFVSNFTDVDDKIIKAAKEEGITEKELTDKYIKAYNDIRSGLNLLFPTYSPRVTETMQPIIDFIQSLVDQGFAYEVDGDVYFRVTKINEYGMLSGIKVEDLIAGASERVDENDKKESSTDFALWKKTDEGIQFESPWSKGRPGWHTECVVMINDIFDDGRIDIHGGGQDLKFPHHENEIAQSMACHHHPIANVWMHNQMINIDNQKMSKSLGNVLWAKDLIETLGCNVFKWLMLSTHYRNPLNFTEEVLTSVKKEVEKVENVLKQTSLYLQVQHYQQEEYSKETVDTMVEALSDDLNTSLALTQILNQVKVLNQSMRVKDKDNQVISREYQTLIQMLDVMGFVHEMKQLSDNDIVLYEKWLEEKANKNFDKADELRGQLQMRGII; from the coding sequence ATGAAAGTTTTTAATACATTAACAAATAAGAAAGAGGAATTTGTTCCAATTAAACAAGGTGAAGTGAGTATTTATGTCTGTGGACCAACAGTTTATGATCATGCGCATATTGGCAATGCTAGACCACTCATTGTTTTTGATATTCTCAGAAGAACATTTGAATATCTTGGCTATAAGGTGACATTTGTTTCTAATTTTACTGATGTTGATGATAAAATTATTAAAGCAGCAAAGGAAGAGGGAATTACAGAAAAGGAATTAACAGATAAATATATCAAGGCTTATAATGATATAAGAAGTGGATTGAATTTGCTGTTTCCAACATACTCACCACGTGTAACTGAAACAATGCAGCCGATTATTGACTTTATTCAAAGTTTGGTTGACCAAGGTTTTGCTTATGAAGTTGATGGAGATGTTTATTTTAGAGTCACAAAGATAAATGAATATGGAATGTTATCAGGGATTAAAGTAGAAGATTTAATTGCTGGAGCAAGTGAGAGAGTTGATGAAAATGATAAAAAAGAGTCATCAACTGACTTTGCGTTGTGGAAGAAAACTGATGAAGGAATTCAATTTGAAAGTCCATGGTCTAAAGGAAGACCAGGATGGCATACAGAATGTGTCGTTATGATTAATGATATTTTTGATGATGGACGTATTGATATTCATGGTGGTGGGCAAGATTTGAAGTTTCCACATCATGAAAATGAAATTGCTCAATCTATGGCGTGTCATCACCATCCAATAGCTAATGTTTGGATGCATAATCAAATGATTAATATTGATAATCAAAAGATGTCAAAATCATTAGGGAATGTTTTGTGGGCTAAAGATTTAATTGAAACGTTAGGATGCAATGTTTTTAAATGGTTGATGTTGTCAACTCATTATCGTAATCCATTAAATTTTACTGAAGAAGTTTTAACAAGTGTCAAAAAAGAAGTTGAAAAAGTTGAAAATGTTTTAAAACAGACATCTTTATATTTACAAGTTCAACATTATCAACAAGAGGAATATTCAAAAGAAACTGTTGACACTATGGTTGAGGCATTAAGTGATGATTTAAATACATCATTAGCACTTACTCAAATATTGAATCAAGTAAAGGTTTTGAATCAATCTATGCGTGTAAAAGATAAAGATAATCAAGTTATTTCAAGAGAATATCAAACATTAATTCAGATGTTAGATGTGATGGGCTTTGTTCATGAAATGAAGCAATTAAGTGATAATGATATTGTGTTATATGAAAAATGGTTAGAAGAAAAAGCGAATAAGAATTTTGATAAGGCAGATGAATTAAGAGGTCAGCTTCAAATGAGAGGAATTATTTAG
- the nusG gene encoding transcription termination/antitermination protein NusG, which translates to MPGMNEEGRRWYVVNTYSGHENKVKENLEKRVESMGLQDCLFNIVIPEHVETEIKDGKKINKTKNMFPGYVLVEMIMTDEAWYVVRNTSGVTGFIGSSGGGAKPFPLQKHEIDPILKRMGIQTTQLEINYAEGDEVKVLSGPFAGKQGKVESIDREKEVATVLVDFLGNATPMEVELIQLEKVEL; encoded by the coding sequence ATGCCAGGGATGAATGAAGAAGGAAGACGCTGGTATGTTGTCAACACATACTCAGGTCATGAAAATAAAGTTAAAGAAAACTTAGAAAAACGTGTTGAATCAATGGGACTTCAAGATTGTCTGTTTAATATTGTTATTCCTGAACATGTTGAAACTGAAATTAAAGATGGGAAAAAGATTAATAAAACAAAAAATATGTTCCCAGGTTATGTTTTGGTAGAGATGATTATGACAGATGAAGCTTGGTATGTTGTCCGTAATACATCAGGGGTTACAGGATTTATCGGTTCGTCAGGTGGTGGGGCAAAACCTTTCCCATTACAAAAACATGAAATTGATCCAATTCTAAAAAGAATGGGAATTCAAACGACACAACTTGAAATAAACTATGCTGAAGGTGATGAAGTGAAAGTTTTATCAGGTCCTTTTGCTGGTAAACAAGGGAAAGTTGAATCTATTGATCGTGAAAAAGAAGTTGCAACTGTTCTTGTTGATTTCTTGGGAAATGCAACACCTATGGAAGTTGAATTGATTCAATTAGAAAAAGTAGAATTATAA
- the secE gene encoding preprotein translocase subunit SecE, giving the protein MKLKEWFTLKGVRSEIKNIHWLTKKELAYNAMVVLVFCFLFGVYFYGSDAIIAVILKALGMN; this is encoded by the coding sequence ATGAAACTAAAAGAGTGGTTCACACTTAAGGGTGTACGTAGTGAAATCAAGAATATTCATTGGTTGACTAAAAAAGAATTGGCATATAATGCTATGGTTGTATTGGTATTCTGTTTTTTATTTGGAGTTTACTTTTATGGTAGCGATGCAATTATCGCTGTAATTTTGAAAGCATTGGGGATGAATTAG